The genomic DNA ACGAGTTATCAGCAATCCTACTGACAGCGGCGCAAAGGCAGATGTTACCTGAAAGTGGTGATCCTCTTCCCTTGTAATCGAGGGTCTCAACTGGCATTTTTAGCCGGTCTATGGTATGCTCTCTAGTGCTAAGACAAGTGCAGGTAGCTGTCAGTCAACCCATCGCTGCAGCAGAGCATGCAGTTACTTCTTGCATCCGGGCGCAGTGCTGTGTTACAATATCCGCATCTTTGTATTGCAAGACACGAACAAAAGTTCTAAGGGGCCTGTGCATGGCTAACGGGAGCAGCTACGGACGCAACAGCCGATCAGAGGATCAGCCAGTTTTATTTGTTCCCCCGCGGCGCAGGGCGACGCGCATCCTGCCAGCGGAGGGAAGCGGAGTGACGGAGCCGCCGCGTGTGAGAGGGCGGGCCTCCTCGTCGATCCCCGTGACCACCATTGAATTGCCGGAGAGTCGTCCTTCGGCGGGGGGATTCCTCGGGGCGCACAGGCACTGGCTGGGACCATTTTTGCTATGTCTGGGCACCGTTGTTCTCGGTCTCCTGGTCATGCTGAGCGCCGCCATTTACGAGCGGGGCGCCCATCTCGACCTGGTAACGGTGCCTGGCCAGGTCTATCCCGTGCAGATTGGCGGCTCTTTCGATGCCTTCAACACCTGGGAAACCAGCACTGGCCCACTGCCACCCAAACAAAGTATCCCCACCCATCCCGGTCCCTACTCGGTCCTGGGGAAGCCGACAATCACTGTCGACTTCATTAATAAGGTCCTTGCCGCTTATCACTCGCCGGCGGCTGGTAAAGGGCAGGCGCTCTATAACTATGGCGTACAGTATGGCATTGATCCGGTCTACGCGCTCGCCTTCTTTATGCATGAAAGCTCGTTTGGCACCCAGGGAGTGGCGCGTGAAACGAAGTCGCTCGGCAACCTCCGCTGTATTCCCACTCGTCCCTGTACCAGTCCTGACGGGCATGGTTTCGCTATTATGTACAGTTGGGAAGATGGCTTTCTCCAGTGGTACAAGCTAATTCGCAATCTCTATGTGGCCCAGTGGGGGCTGGTGACCATCGAGCAGATCATTCCAAAGTATGCTCCTGCA from Thermogemmatispora onikobensis includes the following:
- a CDS encoding glucosaminidase domain-containing protein → MANGSSYGRNSRSEDQPVLFVPPRRRATRILPAEGSGVTEPPRVRGRASSSIPVTTIELPESRPSAGGFLGAHRHWLGPFLLCLGTVVLGLLVMLSAAIYERGAHLDLVTVPGQVYPVQIGGSFDAFNTWETSTGPLPPKQSIPTHPGPYSVLGKPTITVDFINKVLAAYHSPAAGKGQALYNYGVQYGIDPVYALAFFMHESSFGTQGVARETKSLGNLRCIPTRPCTSPDGHGFAIMYSWEDGFLQWYKLIRNLYVAQWGLVTIEQIIPKYAPAADHNDEKAYIRAVEHAVDTWRAGSIYVT